The Candidatus Aramenus sp. CH1 genomic sequence GGCCTAATATTCGTCATGCTGGGCGAGGCAATATCTTTATACCACTACGTTGTATATAGAAAGTGAAAGGAAATGATCAACGTCGGTTTTTACTACAAGGTCAGAAAGGGGCACGAGAAGGAGTTCGAGGAGAAGTTCTCGGAAGTACTTAAGCTACTAAAGGGCAGCGAATCTGGGCTACTGGACGCAAAGCTGTACAAGGCAGTGGACGACCCGTCAGAGTACTTGATATATACCGTGTGGAAAGACCTAGACTCCTTCAGGAAGTTCACTACTAGCAACGCCTATAGGAGCACCGTGGAATACGGTAAGACGATATTAGAGGGCAGACCTTCCCACAAGGTACTGCAGGAGCTCAACTCGTAATTTTTTCCTACCCTTGTTTTTCCCCGCACGCTTTTTCCTTCACACCACTGAAAACATGACTTCGTGCGAGATTTGAACGGTTACTAGTGGTCTACGAGTTAGAAGGTTTTCCTCCTGAGTCGATATTATCCCATGAAGAAAGTCCTGTTCTTAGTCGGAGAGGCGTTCGAAGACATAGAGCTCCTCTACCCGTTTTACAAGGTCATTGACTTTCAATCCCTTTCGGGATGCATCATGCACGCGTAAACAGAATGACCCCAGTCGCATTTAAATCTTTCAATCCCTTTCGGGATGCATCTCAACGGAGCGTTAAACATTATGAAACTTGGCGTGAAGAAGATTGTTAATGCGTTGAAGAAGCCTTTTTCCTTTCTCGTCACATCACGGAGTAACTCCCATAAAGGGGAGTAACGCCTTAGACCTTAGCGGAACCCTCGCAGGGCGGGGAGGGGTCAGTATAAGCCTTTTGCCTAGTATTAATTCAGTTGTGCACAAATACAGATTAAATAGATTTGTAGTACTGAAGTGCTCCTATCATAAAATTTTTTAGTGGGTTCAAGAATGTATTGACGGATAAGAATGGCAGGAAGGTTCAGAGGTGTATTAGTCCTCCTTTTAATGCTAGCTGGATTTGTAGTAAGTCCTATGTTCTTGATAACTGTCAACTCGTCAGCTGGGACTACAGTAACCCCAAGTAACCCTTCCACGCTTGTAGACGTTTCCCAGGTTAGCCCGCCAGACGCACTAGATCCGGCTACTGGCTTTTACGTACAGGATGGACCCCTATTCACTGCGGTTTTCCAGGAACTTGTAGAGTACAACGGCTCGAACTACCTGCAG encodes the following:
- a CDS encoding antibiotic biosynthesis monooxygenase, with product MINVGFYYKVRKGHEKEFEEKFSEVLKLLKGSESGLLDAKLYKAVDDPSEYLIYTVWKDLDSFRKFTTSNAYRSTVEYGKTILEGRPSHKVLQELNS